CCGATCGCCTGGCCGGTGCAGACGGGTCAGTCCATGCCCTACTCCACCACGGGCACGAACGAGGCTCCCGAGCGGCGCTCGCACGAGTAGTCGCCCAGCCATCGTCTTCACTCTCGCGCGGCGCCGTGGACCCCGTCCCCGGCGCCGCGTTTTTCTTTTCCGGGCTATCCTCCCCACCGTCATGGACTGCACCCGCTGTGGCGCCTGCTGCGTGGCGCCCGACATCGCCGCGCTCGACAAGCCCCTGGGCCTGCGCTGTCCGCACCTCGGCCCCGACAACCTGTGCACCGTCTATGAGCGGCGCCCCCAGGTGTGCCGCGACTACCAGCCCGACGCGGTGTGCCGCCTCATCGAGGCCCCCACTCTCGAGGAGCGCGTGCACAAGTACCTCGCCCTCTTCGAGCTGACGGCCGAGGCCGACGACGTGCGCCAGCGCGGTTGTTACTCGATGCGTCAAGCCCGCAGCGGGTGATATCTGCCCGTCCGTGTCCTTCCAACCCACCGAGCCCTTCGCTCCCGCACGCTTCCTCGCCTCGCCCAACGCGCAGACCATCTACGCCTCGCTCGTGCGCCCCACGCACGCCCCTCCCCTCAAGCGCGAGCGCTGGGAGCTGCCCGACGGGGACTTCGTCAACCTCGACTCCTTCGACGGGCCCCCGGGCGCCCCCCACCTCGTGGCCCTGCACGGCCTCGAGGGCTCCTCGCGCTCGG
The Cystobacter ferrugineus genome window above contains:
- a CDS encoding YkgJ family cysteine cluster protein, with protein sequence MDCTRCGACCVAPDIAALDKPLGLRCPHLGPDNLCTVYERRPQVCRDYQPDAVCRLIEAPTLEERVHKYLALFELTAEADDVRQRGCYSMRQARSG